A section of the Harmonia axyridis chromosome 2, icHarAxyr1.1, whole genome shotgun sequence genome encodes:
- the LOC123673446 gene encoding uncharacterized protein LOC123673446 — translation MEKLEFLIAHVEDLRNKLETQEKANKALKKEVKHIADEQQKWKGAVAVLKSERNRDEQSKLNKNVIISGLPKIKENNEENLNTVFRISEKLEVNLTKEVVTCKRIGKGANSQLKVMFENEELKKKFMEAKKKTNLNSSQPGFVEKHPIYINHELTSENQLLFKNTRDFKRQYNYKFAWISQGRILLKKTETGRNIEINTEEDLNKLIQKN, via the coding sequence ATGGAAAAGCTTGAATTCCTCATAGCTCATGTGGAGGACCTGAGGAACAAGTTAGAGACACAAGAAAAAGCAAATAAGGCTCTCAAAAAGGAAGTCAAACATATTGCGGATGAACAGCAAAAGTGGAAAGGAGCTGTAGCTGTACTGAAAAGTGAGAGAAACAGAGATGAACAATCAAAACTAAACAAAAATGTAATTATAAGTGGTTTACCGAAGATTaaggaaaataatgaagaaaaccTCAACACCGTATTTCGCATTAGTGAGAAACTTGAAGTAAATCTTACAAAAGAAGTAGTTACATGCAAAAGAATTGGAAAAGGAGCAAATAGTCAACTCAAGGTCATGTTTGAgaatgaagaattgaaaaagaaatttatgGAAGCTAAGAAAAAGACGAATTTGAACTCAAGCCAACCAGGATTTGTAGAAAAACATCCTATCTACATTAATCACGAGTTGACATCAGAAAATCAgcttttattcaaaaatacaaGGGACTTCAAGAGACAGTATAATTATAAGTTTGCCTGGATATCACAAGGAAGAATTCTACTGAAGAAAACTGAAACAggtagaaatattgaaatcaatactGAAGAAGACCTTAATAAACTAatacaaaaaaactaa